A stretch of Shinella zoogloeoides DNA encodes these proteins:
- a CDS encoding N-acetylglucosamine kinase, with protein MTNYILGIDGGGTSCRAAVARPDGIILGRGKSGAANILTDPNNAIISITEAARAAYREAGLDEAGISGASAFLGLAGTNVGDLTRYVHDRLPFHHTDIDSDGLIALQGAIGDEDGAVAILGTGSIYMGRKDNVVRYIGGWGFTVGDLGGGARLGHALLQEALLAHDGVHPRSGVTDAILDEFKGDPRGIVEFARLSKPGDFGRFAPVLFDYARRGDAQAAAIVKAGAATVNESLDAIMELAGAKRLCLLGGLAQIYPEWLSERHRAILVEAEADALTGAVALAAKGYRQRTGAAA; from the coding sequence ATGACGAATTACATTCTCGGTATCGACGGTGGGGGAACGAGCTGCCGCGCGGCGGTGGCGCGCCCGGACGGCATCATTCTCGGGCGCGGCAAGAGCGGCGCGGCGAACATCCTGACCGACCCCAACAATGCGATCATCTCCATCACGGAAGCCGCCAGGGCGGCCTATCGCGAGGCGGGCCTCGACGAGGCCGGCATCAGCGGCGCCTCGGCCTTCCTCGGCCTTGCCGGCACCAATGTCGGCGACCTGACGCGCTATGTGCACGACCGCCTGCCCTTCCATCATACGGATATCGATTCCGACGGCCTGATCGCCCTGCAGGGCGCGATCGGCGACGAGGACGGCGCGGTGGCGATCCTCGGCACCGGCTCCATCTATATGGGGCGCAAGGACAACGTGGTCCGCTATATCGGCGGCTGGGGCTTCACGGTCGGTGACCTCGGCGGCGGCGCGCGGCTCGGCCATGCGCTCCTGCAGGAAGCGTTGCTCGCCCATGACGGCGTGCATCCCCGCTCGGGCGTGACGGACGCGATCCTCGATGAATTCAAGGGCGACCCGCGCGGCATCGTCGAATTCGCCCGCCTTTCCAAGCCCGGCGACTTCGGCCGCTTCGCACCCGTCCTCTTCGATTACGCGCGCCGGGGCGACGCCCAGGCCGCCGCCATCGTCAAGGCCGGCGCGGCGACGGTCAACGAATCCCTCGACGCCATCATGGAACTGGCCGGCGCAAAGCGCCTCTGCCTGCTCGGCGGGCTGGCGCAGATCTATCCGGAATGGCTTTCCGAGCGGCATCGCGCCATATTGGTGGAAGCCGAGGCCGATGCGCTGACGGGTGCGGTGGCGCTCGCCGCCAAGGGCTACAGGCAACGCACGGGAGCCGCCGCATGA
- a CDS encoding GntR family transcriptional regulator, with translation MSTPLAAILTPESLQSGVPGPLYLKLRQTLEEAITSGKLNYGDALPAERDLADHANVSRVTVRKAVDDLVKDGLLVRRHGSGTFVAKPVAKVQQSLSRLTSFTEDMARRGLTTRAEWIDRGLFHPSPDEMMMLGLPADALVARLGRLRVADDMPLAIERACISAEFLPDPLQVQGSLYAALEKRGCRPVRAVQRISAYNMKDPDASMLGVPPGSAGLSIERISYLRTGRVVEFTRSIYRGDAYDFVAELTLSET, from the coding sequence ATGAGCACGCCGCTTGCCGCCATCCTGACGCCGGAGAGCCTTCAGTCGGGCGTGCCCGGGCCGCTCTACCTGAAACTGCGCCAGACGCTGGAAGAGGCGATCACCTCGGGCAAGCTGAATTACGGCGACGCCCTGCCCGCAGAACGCGACCTTGCCGACCACGCCAATGTCAGCCGCGTCACCGTGCGCAAGGCGGTCGACGATCTCGTCAAGGACGGCCTTCTCGTGCGCCGCCACGGCTCGGGCACCTTCGTCGCAAAGCCCGTCGCCAAGGTGCAGCAATCACTGTCGCGCCTCACCTCCTTCACCGAGGACATGGCGCGCCGGGGCCTGACCACCCGCGCCGAATGGATCGACCGCGGCCTGTTCCACCCCTCGCCCGACGAGATGATGATGCTCGGCCTGCCGGCGGATGCGCTGGTCGCCCGGCTCGGGCGCCTGCGCGTCGCCGACGACATGCCGCTCGCAATCGAGCGCGCCTGCATCTCCGCCGAGTTCCTGCCCGATCCGCTTCAGGTGCAAGGCTCGCTCTACGCGGCGCTGGAAAAGCGCGGCTGCCGCCCGGTGCGCGCCGTGCAGCGCATCTCCGCCTACAACATGAAGGACCCGGACGCCTCCATGCTCGGCGTGCCGCCGGGCTCGGCCGGGCTTTCCATCGAGCGCATCTCCTATCTTCGCACGGGCCGGGTGGTCGAGTTCACCCGCTCCATCTATCGCGGCGACGCCTACGACTTCGTCGCCGAACTGACGCTTTCCGAGACGTGA
- a CDS encoding SIS domain-containing protein, with translation MQTNMRREINEIPEAAARLLANSASAITAAGKALRERDPQFFVTVARGSSDHAALFLKYAIELTAGRPVASLGPSLASIYGANLKLGGGAAIAISQSGKSPDIVAMADGATKGGAISIALTNTLPSPLADACTHSLDLSAGPEISVAATKSYVNSIVAGLAVLAEWTGDTDLDRAVKDLPEQFAKAVALDWSELAGDLRDAQSLYVLGRGPGLAIASEAALKFKETSGMHAEAYSSAEVLHGPVALVGPAFPVIALAARDAAEASVTGMADSLAERGAYVGITAAGAKSARKLPFVATGHPITDALALIVPFYGFVEAWSRGKGLDPDKPVNLKKVTETR, from the coding sequence ATGCAGACTAACATGCGCAGAGAGATCAACGAAATCCCGGAAGCCGCAGCCCGTCTGCTGGCCAATTCGGCAAGCGCGATCACCGCCGCCGGCAAGGCGCTCCGCGAGCGTGACCCGCAGTTCTTCGTGACCGTCGCGCGCGGCTCCTCCGACCATGCCGCCCTCTTCCTGAAATACGCCATCGAGCTGACAGCGGGCCGCCCCGTCGCCTCGCTCGGCCCGTCGCTCGCCTCGATCTACGGCGCGAACCTGAAGCTCGGCGGCGGCGCGGCCATCGCCATCTCCCAGTCCGGCAAGAGCCCCGACATCGTCGCCATGGCGGACGGCGCGACGAAGGGCGGCGCGATCTCCATCGCGCTCACCAACACCCTGCCCTCGCCGCTGGCCGACGCCTGCACCCATTCACTCGATCTTTCGGCCGGCCCGGAAATCAGCGTCGCGGCCACCAAGTCCTATGTGAACTCCATCGTCGCCGGCCTTGCCGTGCTCGCCGAATGGACGGGCGATACCGATCTCGACCGCGCCGTGAAGGACCTGCCGGAACAATTCGCCAAGGCCGTGGCGCTCGACTGGTCCGAGCTTGCCGGAGACCTGCGCGACGCCCAGTCGCTCTACGTGCTCGGCCGCGGCCCGGGCCTTGCCATCGCGAGCGAAGCCGCCCTGAAGTTCAAGGAAACCTCCGGTATGCATGCCGAGGCCTATTCCTCCGCGGAAGTGCTGCACGGTCCGGTCGCCCTCGTCGGTCCGGCGTTCCCGGTCATCGCGCTTGCCGCCCGGGACGCGGCCGAAGCCTCCGTCACCGGCATGGCCGACAGCCTGGCCGAGCGCGGCGCCTATGTCGGCATCACCGCCGCCGGCGCGAAAAGCGCCCGCAAGCTGCCCTTCGTCGCCACCGGCCATCCGATCACCGACGCGCTGGCGCTCATCGTTCCCTTCTACGGCTTCGTGGAAGCCTGGTCACGCGGCAAGGGTCTCGATCCCGACAAGCCGGTCAACCTCAAGAAAGTGACGGAAACCCGATGA
- the nagA gene encoding N-acetylglucosamine-6-phosphate deacetylase, whose translation MTALTAITGARIFDGDLWHEDSALLIEGGKVAAIAALRDVPAEARTVPMDGLSLVPGFIDLQVNGGGGVLLNEQPDVEGIRTICAAHARFGTTALLPTLITDNRAVTAKAVAAGLAAREAAVPGFLGLHLEGPHLSIARKGAHDPALIRPMEEADVERTVAARKGLEALLMTLAPENATNAQIAALHAAGVTVSLGHSDCGYDTASSAVDAGARMMTHLFNAMSQLGNREPGMVGAALDLGHLHAGLIADGFHVHPASIRAALRAKRGPGRIFLVTDAMSTIGTDMTSFFLNGREIFRKDGRLTLADGTLAGADIDMASCIRYMRDVVGIDLEEALRMASLYPAEAIGMTGRKGRLTHGHDADFTAIDVGVNVAATWIGGTPVFAA comes from the coding sequence ATGACAGCGCTCACCGCCATTACCGGCGCCCGGATCTTCGACGGCGATCTGTGGCATGAGGACAGTGCGCTGCTGATCGAGGGCGGCAAGGTCGCCGCCATCGCGGCGCTTCGCGACGTGCCGGCGGAAGCCCGCACCGTGCCGATGGACGGGCTGTCGCTCGTCCCCGGCTTCATCGACCTCCAGGTCAATGGCGGCGGCGGCGTGCTGCTCAACGAGCAGCCGGACGTCGAGGGCATCCGCACCATCTGCGCCGCCCATGCCCGCTTCGGCACGACGGCGCTCCTGCCGACGCTGATCACCGACAACCGCGCGGTGACGGCGAAGGCCGTAGCCGCCGGCCTTGCGGCCCGCGAGGCGGCGGTGCCCGGCTTCCTCGGCCTCCATCTCGAAGGCCCGCACCTGTCCATCGCCCGCAAGGGCGCGCATGACCCGGCCCTCATCCGTCCGATGGAGGAGGCCGACGTCGAGCGCACCGTTGCGGCCCGCAAGGGGCTTGAAGCCCTGCTGATGACGCTCGCGCCGGAAAACGCCACGAACGCGCAGATCGCCGCGCTCCATGCGGCCGGCGTCACGGTCAGCCTCGGCCATTCCGATTGCGGCTACGACACCGCGTCCTCCGCCGTCGATGCCGGTGCGCGCATGATGACGCATCTCTTCAACGCCATGAGCCAGCTCGGCAACCGCGAGCCGGGCATGGTGGGCGCGGCGCTCGATCTCGGCCATCTCCATGCGGGCCTGATTGCCGACGGCTTCCACGTCCACCCGGCCTCCATCCGCGCGGCGCTCCGGGCCAAGCGCGGCCCCGGCCGCATCTTCCTCGTCACGGACGCCATGTCGACCATCGGCACGGACATGACGAGCTTCTTCCTCAACGGCCGCGAAATCTTCCGCAAGGACGGTCGCCTGACGCTGGCCGACGGCACGCTCGCCGGCGCCGACATCGATATGGCCTCCTGCATCCGCTACATGCGCGACGTCGTCGGCATCGACCTTGAGGAAGCGCTGCGCATGGCCTCGCTCTATCCGGCCGAGGCCATCGGCATGACGGGCCGCAAGGGCCGCCTGACCCATGGCCACGACGCGGACTTCACGGCCATCGACGTGGGCGTGAACGTCGCCGCCACCTGGATCGGCGGCACGCCGGTCTTCGCCGCCTGA
- a CDS encoding dipeptidase, which translates to MQLIFDGHNDVLLRLWEHAQKGEDPIAEFVDGTDKGHIDAPRALKGGLAGGFCAMFIPPNEDYPPREVDENGHYSIRMVGPLEQRAALATALEMAAIAFRLERAGALAICRSTADIRAAMEARRFAAVLHIEGCEPITEDLSTLETLYAAGLRSLGPVWSRHNRFGHGVPFAYPSSPDTGLGLTEAGVALVKECDRLGIMIDLAHITEQGFWDVARESTQPLVATHSNAHALTPISRNLTDRQLDAIRERKGIAGLNYATTMLRADGMENPDTPLSDMVRHIDHMVARMGIDCVALGSDFDGATIPAAITDAAGGQALVEALRAAGYGEDDLAKLCRENWLRLLKTVWREA; encoded by the coding sequence ATGCAATTGATCTTCGACGGCCACAACGACGTTCTCCTGCGCCTGTGGGAACATGCGCAGAAGGGCGAGGACCCCATCGCCGAATTCGTCGATGGCACGGACAAGGGCCATATCGACGCGCCCCGCGCGCTGAAGGGCGGGCTGGCCGGCGGCTTCTGCGCCATGTTCATCCCGCCGAACGAAGACTATCCGCCGCGCGAGGTGGATGAGAACGGCCATTACAGCATCCGCATGGTCGGCCCGCTGGAGCAGCGCGCCGCCCTTGCAACCGCCCTCGAAATGGCCGCCATCGCCTTCCGGCTGGAACGCGCGGGCGCGCTCGCCATCTGCCGCTCGACCGCCGATATCCGTGCCGCCATGGAGGCCCGCCGCTTCGCCGCCGTGCTCCATATCGAGGGCTGCGAGCCGATCACGGAAGACCTCTCGACGCTGGAAACGCTCTATGCGGCGGGCCTGCGCTCGCTCGGCCCCGTCTGGAGCCGGCACAACCGCTTCGGCCATGGCGTGCCCTTCGCCTACCCCTCCTCCCCCGATACCGGCCTAGGCCTCACGGAGGCCGGCGTCGCGCTGGTGAAGGAATGCGACCGGCTCGGCATCATGATCGATCTTGCCCATATCACCGAGCAGGGCTTCTGGGACGTGGCGCGCGAAAGCACGCAGCCGCTCGTCGCCACCCATTCCAACGCCCATGCCCTGACGCCGATCTCCCGCAACCTGACGGACCGCCAACTCGACGCGATTCGCGAGCGCAAGGGCATCGCCGGCCTCAACTACGCCACCACCATGCTGCGCGCGGACGGCATGGAGAACCCCGACACGCCCCTCTCCGACATGGTGCGCCATATCGATCATATGGTGGCACGCATGGGCATCGACTGCGTGGCGCTCGGCTCGGATTTCGACGGCGCGACCATCCCGGCCGCCATCACCGACGCCGCTGGCGGCCAAGCGCTCGTCGAGGCGTTGCGCGCGGCCGGCTACGGTGAGGACGACCTTGCAAAACTCTGCCGCGAGAACTGGCTGCGGCTCCTGAAAACCGTCTGGCGCGAAGCCTGA
- a CDS encoding copper homeostasis protein CutC, whose amino-acid sequence MTKPLIELCVEGIDGFLAAQEAGADRVELCASLMEGGLTPSLATIRAAVKAARIPVHVIIRPRGGDFLYSQAEFETMIEDIKALRAEGVAGVVIGCLTPDGRIDEARTKALVEAARPMSVTCHRAFDMTADAREALEALIRCGIDRVLTSGQRDTAVEGVQILKSAVEQAAGRIVIMGCGALDADNIRKVRDEAGLAEMHFAALKTVPSGMQFRNPHVGMGGTEKDREYELTLTDTNAVRATIAAAKS is encoded by the coding sequence ATGACCAAGCCCCTCATCGAACTCTGCGTCGAAGGCATCGACGGTTTCCTCGCCGCGCAGGAAGCCGGCGCCGACCGCGTGGAACTCTGCGCGAGCCTGATGGAGGGCGGCCTGACGCCGAGCCTCGCCACGATCCGCGCCGCCGTGAAGGCCGCGCGCATCCCCGTCCACGTCATCATCCGCCCCCGCGGCGGCGACTTCCTCTATTCCCAGGCCGAGTTCGAGACAATGATCGAGGATATCAAGGCGTTGCGCGCCGAGGGTGTCGCTGGCGTCGTCATCGGCTGCCTGACGCCGGACGGCCGGATCGACGAGGCGCGCACGAAGGCGCTGGTCGAAGCCGCGCGCCCCATGTCCGTCACCTGCCATCGCGCCTTCGACATGACGGCGGACGCCCGCGAAGCGCTGGAAGCGCTGATCCGCTGCGGCATCGACCGCGTGCTGACCTCCGGGCAGCGCGACACCGCCGTCGAAGGCGTGCAAATCCTGAAGAGCGCCGTCGAGCAGGCGGCCGGCCGCATCGTCATCATGGGCTGCGGCGCGCTCGATGCGGACAATATCCGCAAGGTGCGCGACGAGGCGGGCCTTGCCGAAATGCACTTCGCGGCGCTGAAGACCGTGCCGAGCGGCATGCAGTTCCGCAACCCGCATGTCGGGATGGGCGGCACGGAGAAGGATCGCGAATACGAGCTGACGCTGACGGACACAAACGCTGTGCGCGCGACCATCGCCGCGGCAAAATCCTGA